The genomic region aaataatgttatggTGGTGgcatatatcaaaataacattttcattttatttggaatttcacAGGTACTGTGATATCaatgaaaatttataactttTGGGAAGGGGTATGTAATAATCCTTTCTggcacaaaatattaataaaatcagaccataaagatgtatttagattaGGATTTCAAAATTTCTAAGGTGAGGATAACATtggaaaacaatgaaacattGAATAACTCAGGACATCAGCAATATCAAGTTTGGAATCTCGTAACAGGTGAGAATATACATGActcaaaaaacagaaagaaacataataaatggCAACATAAGTCAAGTGTATACAAGTTTCTACTATGATATATCAGTTCAATCACTGCATACCTCAAACAGATGAATAATGAGGtgggtattcatgctattccatacgaAGACATGCTGGTGAAAATGCCAGATGCAATGCCTATGGATTTATTTAATCAGACTGTTGAAGTGGGTACTGAAAAGCTGCTGTGCTTGTACATTAGATGTATATGGAAAGTTTGCAAGGAAGAGTGGTGTGTTTTTGACATGACAATTTTATAATTAGGCCTTTTACAACAAAACGTGTTGCAGGCTACTTTCAATATACTCAGCCATCAGATAAAGCATGAATAGATGTGGTGATGTATATTATAATGTTGTGGTAAGGttccaaaatagttttaatataacacactcaACTTATGTTTAAATGAACACTGCAAGACATAAATGTATCTTACTGGTTATAATTATGCTTAACATAAGAAATATGGGTTCACCTATTATGATATATATGAGTAACATTCTGTTCTGTAGTTCCTTTTTTCAAGCAAGAAATATTGTCCtttctctgaaaaaaatattaacattagaaacattacacatatatatatatatatatatatatatatatatattccattatAATCAATGcttttagttaattaaaataaatttgctgTAAAGaatattcagttaaaaacaaatgaGATATTTAACAGTAGAGAACATTATATCAGAAACACTCAAAGAAGTATATCAGATCCACCACTAAGTGGTTACCCACAAGAATTGCTgttacacacaaataaatataataaaaacacaatcttaaataaaaaaacttggtTTACACCTTCTTTTATTCAAAAGTAAATGTACTCAGGTTGGAATTCATTTACGTTTATCTTCTAGAGGAACATAACATATCTCCTggatacaattttttaaatttagcaaATGTGAAATAACTAACCAGTTTCTGTGAATACACTTCACATTCTGACACAATAGGTGTGCTATTGCAGATCAGAGCTCTTTGATGTCGTTTTGGAAGCTTTCTACCAGGATGACCACATATTATTTCAGGTGCAGATGTCAAGTTGCTTGAAGAGTCAGTTTCAGGATCATCTGTTGCATCAGGTGATTAAAGCAATAGTTATCTTGTAACCACACAGTAGGgtaacttatttattataattagcaGATTCACTGCTTTACTTACATTAGTACAGAAATAGTTTCTTAACTCAAATTTTTGTATTGCTGTTCCTttagaaattatagttttattgtgctttatatatgtatatttagataCTAAAATCAGTGTTCAAAATGAGGGGATACAAAGTGGTATGACATATCCCCACTTCTTAAAATCAAAGCcattacctctttttttctctctaataAAATTTGTCCCTGAATATTTTAGCCCTCTCACTGAGACCTGCCAATACCCCTACTTAATTTTCTGCTCTTCAAGTACTAACTAAAATAGTCAgttgaatataaaaattaatcactTGCTAACAATGTGTGCTTAAATACTTAAATACATTCAgtatgtactgtttgtttgttttgaattttgcccaaagctaatcgagggctatctgcactagctgtccctaatttagcagtgtaagactagtgggaaggcagctagttatcaccatccaccgccaactcttgggctactcttttaccaatgaacagtgggattgaccatcacattataatgcccccacggttgaaagggcgagcatgttttggtgcgaccaggattcaaacctgtgatcctcagataacgagtcaaacGCCATGCCAGTCCCCACTATGTACTGAGGACTGTATGTATTCATATATGCTTTCAAACAGACTGCTTCTCACAAAAGTGAGCATTTCTGCAATATGTTCaaacaagaacaaagaatattcatTTTAACAGAAGcgaaattataattcaaaattttttcATATGTATACAGTAGTGTTCCAGGCCTCAGTctcaaaaggttttaaaaacaacaccagctaaattaaaaaaaaaagttttaattgcATTAGACCAGTCACCTACCACAGATTATTGAGTGCTGAATATTAATTACACAGTAGTTCATACAAGGCACCTTGTACTACACCCTTGTAGTGATGTTTATACCACCtccattgtttttgtttacactGCTATCATCATGTTTGTACACCAATTCTTGGTTATAACATGAGCTATTTAAAAACTGCCACTGTACATTGCATTACTTGTATGTTTACTACAAGGTTGTAAAAACCTCATCTGGGACACATATTTACACCAAATGTTAGTGATCGTGTTTGGCTCCAAAAAGCATACAGAATGTACTGACTCTAAAACAGCTTTAAGATTTATTTGTTAACCTTTTTCATTTGttcattagttgttgttgtttttttccataggaagaaacataaaaacaaagactGTGGAGTTAACATATAAACTACTTGCAGTCAAAGTGTTGACAAAGTTTGTTTGATACACATGGTTTTTATTATTCTTGTGTAATTTATTACAAGGTCTTGGTTTCAGCCCATATTTTCTTAGACTTGGTATTGAACCCTCAAGTCTTGGATATTGaggtgtttaatataataatggtATACAGTAAaggtaatattaaaatgtaaaacactCCTTTGCTTAAAATCACATGTTactgtatcaaaactacataCCCTCATATGGCAACGGATGACACGTTAACCTGGACATTAAATGATTCATAACCTTTCTACCATCATTACATACATATCTAACCCAGAAGCTTATAATAAAATCTCTTTCAAATATGTGCAAATATTAATTGGCAAGGACATAGCACAGTGTTTGTTATATGCTAGTAAATGTTCCCTAGCACACAAAAACAACTATTTGCTAAATTTAGtacttatatgaaaaaaaaattaaaaatgacccCAGATGAATAAACTGCACAAAATGACCCTGGAAAATATAGGTGGAGATTGGTTGagatggaaaagtttatttaaattatctgcATGTACAGTACTTACATTTACATAAAGTATGTAACTACTAAGTATTTAGTCAGTGATCCTCTCATGTCTATATGTTTCACTAGTAAACAACCAATGAATAATAGTCATTAATTAACACTTTGTATATAATGTCATGAATCAACACTACAAAGAGTTTTATACATATTTAggtcattttaaaataagtgtcCTGCTGAGTGTTCTGTTTTTAGTACCATTTTTATCTCATAATTATCTAGagaatgttttgttaatatgtttactttggaaatcattttaaaaaaaaacaacactaaatctctaagaagttgtttgtttgttttttcaatttcatgcaaagctacttgagagctatctgcgctagtcgtccctaatttagcaatgtaagactagagggaagacaactagtcatcatcacccaccgccaacttttgggctactcttttaccaacaaatagtggaattgaccatcacattataacacccccacggctgaaaaagcaagcatgtttgatgcgttgtggattcgaactcacgaccatcagattatgagataaatgcctaaacccacctggccatgctggacctattAAGAAGTTGTCAAATAAAGTTGATTTAACAGATTCTTAATatccaaaaatacaaaaatgcagcatcacaataacaaaataaatcacatacCACTTTCATCGCTAGATGAGACATCCACATGATATTTATCAACAACCAGCTGATTTCTTTTCATTTCATTGGAAGAATTAGTAAAGACATCAGATTCAGTGGAAAATGAGAATCCATCTAACATCTGGAGCTGTGGGATAGCAGTTTTAACTGCTTTTCTATAATCATCTGATGCAAATGTTTTCTCCtagaaaacagtaacaagaatcaccactatattctcaaactctgaataataaatttatatttgttattgttaaccaAAATAAGTGGGTGCTAATATAGTGTGCAATCTACACAGATACTATGATCACAACTGTTTAAGCTTTCCATTATTTGCAACTGGTATCAGTTATTGCAAATAATgctttttaaactaataaagtataaaataacattacataatgttgtGGTGGCAAATATAATCAGAATGAAAGTACCAACAATCAAAACTAGCTCAATTATAACATTTGGAAAACATgggttattaaattattataatttggtGGACAAAAAATGTGGGTAGATATAAATCATTTAGCAAGAAATTATGTTTTGGTGAATCATTAAAATGACGATGACGGTAGCATCTGTGTATACCACATGTTACAGTGTAAATATCTTTGTAGACTGCATGCTATAGTAGCACCAATAAGTGATTGTAGATATACTGTTAGCAAATGGACTAAAGcttattataattatgtaaataacgTATTATTTAACCTTTTTTGTGCAGTTTAATGCAGTTCAtatctaaaaaacaaaatgtataaataccaattcacttttaatattacaacaggaacaaaatataatatattcattttggtgataataataaatataaaatacaaatataaacataaaattttgcaaaatgatgattttagcaaaaacaaaattttgaactatgaaaacaatttcaatatataaaaaagacaaaatattaaataaacggttaatattcatataataatgattatagcGTACTAACCTCATTTTCTGATTTTATAAAAGCTTGCCAAATCGGATTACCTTCTAGTGTTATAAAAGCCAAATCTGGACATAATGACAGCACCTCAATGTTTTTCAAACAGCTTATccaatttctgtaaatataaaatgaaatatcaacttcaaaacattttaatagattACTTGTATTCAGAATCTtctaaatcattaaataaataacaattttatttaaaagttataataatttttaaaattttttatgtaatttaacaagttaatacatggaaacaaaatatgagagaaatttagtttaatgttttattttgaaatacacaaCTACTTTATAGGATGAAACAAAAATTGCCCCAATTTTAAATAGATTcgaattattatatattttcaccTTGAATAAAGAAAttgctaaaaataaacatttcaaaacaagatattaaaatatagagAGAAATAAGTATGGTTAACATCTTAAGTCTGAAAGTCTGAAACCTTATAATTctaaaaagcaaattttgataCCTaagatgggcacagcacagatgaccaattgtgtatctttatgcttaAGAGCCAACAAATAGACCACATTATACATTTAACACAGAAGTATATAAACAGAACTTTCAAAAGCACATGCAGTACCAAAAGTCTATTAGTCAGCCAATCTGCTATAAATAATATACACTTCAAGTAAGTTCATTCTGGGTATGGGATTAAACTGCATCCATTTAGGAGGACAAAGTGAAACCACTTTTCCATAGTAAGGCACATAAATGAAGCCTCGTAACTTACGTACGGGGAAGCAGAGGAAGACGTAAGACTTTGTAGATTGTCAACATATGAAATGCttacaagaacaaaaagaaaggaaatgaaagaaaaaaagaacattagAGAACTTTAAGGTTGTAGAATTTAGCAAACACCAAGAAGGTGTTGCTGCATGCCTAGCTAAACATATCAGGACTCTGAATGTGCAGTGGATGAATGAAAGAGGATTCATCAATACTGAAGTATATTATCTGTGGTTCAGGACAGAAGAGTAAGAGATGAGAAGGAGTGTTGCTTGTTGAAAAGACAGCAAAGAGTGTTGTTATCAAGATATGTTTAAAGAAGTGATGTATTGTTAATTGTCAAACTGAAAACCTAATCAGTGGATATAATGATCATTCAGACCTACTTGAAAACACCTGAATATGATGAAGAGGAGATATATGCAGTCTAAGAACAGATGGAAGAGATGATTGGCACAGAAAATTGAAGTAGCTACATGGTCATTATGGATGATTGGAATTCACTTACAGGAGAAGGAAAAACTAATTGACTATTAATTCTATTAGTAAGCcaagtttagaaataaacacttcAGATAAAATAATAGAGGTACTTCCAAAACATCCCAAAAAGTGCCTTCCTGATAGCTAAGTGGTTAGAGTGCTGAATTCAGGAACATAAGTTTGGGGGGTTTGAATCCTAGTAATTCCACAAAAAGCTTTCTAGTTGTCTGATGTAACAAACAATGATGGCTGGAAAATTTACTGGTTGAAACAGTGTGTGCataataatacacatataaaaatgagaatattagtattaataattattccATTAGTAGGGTGAACAATGTCTAGTTGTCTCATGCTAGATAAAGTGAAGATTActgatatttatgaaataataatgtgtaattattatattatattattaatgtgaaataataataatgtaattaaaaggCCACAAAATATACAGGTGTAGAAAATGTTGGAAAGTAAAAATCCAACAATACTTCCATAAAAggtaatgtttttatacatacTTCCATTAAAAAATGCCTATACCTGAAAAGCTTATAAGTGACACAAAGACATGTTGTTACACAAAAATTCCAAATTGAGAAGTAATGATTGAACAGAGTGAACTGTGCTAGGAGGAGATGTCATACTCCTACTGCTGTAAGGTTTTTCATATGCTCATTTTCTTGCTACAGCACAGAAATAGCACATGGAAACATGTGAGTTTAGGTGGGAGCCTCAAGGCTAGAGAGAGTAAAAATATTTGCACATATTGAGGACAGCATAAAACTGGTAAAAAACTAatatgtgagaagaggtaaggGATTGTATTAGAAAGTCAAAGAAAAGTAGAAGGAGTACATTTACAGGCCTTGCAATAAGGAACAAAAGCTAGAAAAACTTGAAATAGAAGAAGAGGAAAGTGCGGACAAAGAAGACGAGGGTCCTACTATTCTTAAAAATGAAACTGTTGCAGTAATCTAAAATATGAAGACAGGTAAGGCAGAATAAATCGATGGAATCTCTGAGGAAATGATAGCTTAATCATTTCAAACTATTAGAAGAAAAAGGCCTGATGAAGGAGATGATGATGCTAGAAGATGTCCAACAAAAAGAACTTGTGGACAAATTAAGAGATGAGCTGAAGAGACAACTAAAAGGAAGGAAAACTCGTGCCTCAGACTTGTCATTAGTCCATAATTTTTCAAGTAATGTTTTTCAATTATTCTTTCCTAGcctttcacttttcttttcttataattttcaaaatatgtggatatttatataaaaaacttacaCATGTGCACTTTACCTTTTAACATCTAATGTTGTTAATTTCTCCAATAAAACACATGGTGAAGTATCTGTTAATTTGTTGTGGGATGCATGAAGTTCATTAAGAGAGGCAAAATTTCCAATACCATCAAAGCTTGAGAGACCACATCGAGATACCCGTAAAACAGACAGATTTGGAAGACTTGTCCCAATTATCCTAAATTAAAATGGGGAAAAaaagtgtatattatttttatggaCAAAAAGGACCCTCTGTTCTTAcaactgagaaaaaataaaactaacgttttgctaactttaaaattttattacttttcatattcataaaagaattacaaattgacaaatatatgaatacatatattttttaatgtttaatgtttctttcatGAAGATCACACGTAGATACTTTTTGAACTTAAAATGAATGCTACATTTCAATGGGTTGCAAACTACTGaagtttttacatttaaaaataacagtttccaGCCCAACTTGTGAGTTTTGGAACTGAACAAATGGCCATTTGGACAGCAAtttgtggaaaacaaaaaaaaaagttagatcTGAAAGGCTTTTTTAAATGCTTCTAATTCTGATTGtaaaatggacaaattaagaatAACACAGTAGGAAAGGATTTAGATTTTacatgatttttatcacaaagtataaaattgaaaaaaaacagagCTAGTATCaaatgtgaaatgaaaatttaaagcAAAGTaatgtaaatgataaaaaaaactaacaaaaataaaaaactaaaacagaacTTGCAAATTCACAATTATGTTTTAAACCAAAATGtctgtttggttgtttgtttttggaatttcacacaaagctactcgagggctatctgtgctagccgtccctaatttagcagtgtaagactagagggaaggcagctagtcaccaccacccaccaccaaatcttgggctactcttttaccaacgaatagtgggattgaccgtcacattataacgcccccacagctgaaaggtgagcatgtttggcacgaccgggatgcgaacccgcaaccctcagatacgagtcacatgccttaacatgcttggccatgccaggccaccaaaATGTCAAATATAAAGCTAGAAATTAAAGAAAGGCCAAagagtgaatattttaaatataaaaaataagaataaaatgcaGCATGCAGCTGCACAgtttaacagatatatatatgaaataaaagaatctttaataacagttaaatggattataagtattaaatttcaaaataaaaatgtaagttgTGAAAGTAtaagtttacataaaataatgtgTCCAAAAATTATAACAGAgtgtaatatatgtaaaaaatctTAAACTAAAGATAGTTGTATtctaaaaaccaacaaaaaatgtGTAACTACAATGTAAAAATCAAATACTCAAATACTGGAAATAACACATTAAACTCCAGATTACAGAGAATGgtgcaaataaatatttaaacatattccAGGCATAATCTCTTTATAATAAACTACAGTTTAAATAAACACAGTATGTTTAAGTCTTTAAGAGAAAAAATACATTAGCTGTAGCAAGTGACTACAAACACAATACAAGAAATGACATATAATGTCATGTGAGCTTCATGTGTTTGCGTGTGTGTACAAAACAGAAATGTCTTTTTTTCATGCCTAGAGTTTTTGATGGACTTTAACTAAACTTGACATTCACATTTTGAGCCAGCCCCAGGAGCTGCCACAGTGGGTTAGAGGATGGGTCAA from Tachypleus tridentatus isolate NWPU-2018 chromosome 1, ASM421037v1, whole genome shotgun sequence harbors:
- the LOC143244331 gene encoding uncharacterized protein LOC143244331 isoform X3, translated to MTVKIVQHSKNWIIGTSLPNLSVLRVSRCGLSSFDGIGNFASLNELHASHNKLTDTSPCVLLEKLTTLDVKRNWISCLKNIEVLSLCPDLAFITLEGNPIWQAFIKSENEEKTFASDDYRKAVKTAIPQLQMLDGFSFSTESDVFTNSSNEMKRNQLVVDKYHVDVSSSDESDDPETDSSSNLTSAPEIICGHPGRKLPKRHQRALICNSTPIVSECEVYSQKLRKDNISCLKKGTTEQNVTHIYHNRKQEFLSRCQQEENESEHNSTVDNHNSFSGSSYDGDVSSSFETSLSLQDFDFPHITNYDIQLPAHRFITSYSSVQLPSPSESEDILPHVRNKLKSMVRQQFRLPPRNLQVHVPRIAAFNEFSVSSCHETSDLSQPVTTDESFLWQHNDRNDISLSSVCQADNSGKGKQANTEILQPEPNYFTLEDGVTTWKRFQDIGLKLHSDVSVKEVKSPML